In Brachybacterium saurashtrense, the genomic stretch TCAGCGCCTCGCCGAGCACCACCTCGGCGGCGGTGTTGGCGTAGGTGTCGGCGGTGTCGAAGGTGGAGATGCCGGAGTCGAGGGCGGCACGCACGCAGGCGCGGGCGCGGTCGTCCTCGACCTGGGAGGCGTGGGTGAGCCAGTTGCCGTAGATGATCTCGCTGATCTTGAGGCCGGAGCGGCCGAGGTGGCGATGTTCCATGCTCTCCACCCGATGCCTGGCGCGCGAGGACTATCCTGGTGGCCCATGTCACACATCCGTCGCCGCGGCCCGGCGGGACCGTCGCCGCCGGGAGCGCACGGGAGGAGACGATCATGACCGACACCTCCACCGCCCCTGCCCCTCGGCCCGGGCGATCCGCCACGCCCGCCCCGCAGCCAGGGCAGCCGCCGGCGGCGCAGCCCGGGCAGCCATCTGCACCGGCACCGCAGCCCGGCCAGCCGCCCGCGCCGCCGCTCCCGGAGCCCACCAGTGCGGACGACGTCCTGGAGATGGAGCCGACCGTCGAGGGCGAGGACTTCTCCCGCGTCGCCTTCACCCGGGCGGCCCTGACGCAGATCCAGCGGCTGATCGACCGCAACGGCCCGCTGATGTTCCACCAGTCCGGCGGCTGCTGCGACGGCTCCTCCCCCATGTGCTTCCCTGCGGGCGACTTCCTCACGGGCGATGCCGACGTGCGCATGGGACACGTCGAGGTGCCGCTGCCCGACGGCTCCACCAGCCCGCTCGACTTCTGGATGAGTCGCGAGCAGTTCGCCTACTGGCGCCACACGCACCTGACCATCGACCTGGTCGACGGCCGCGGCGGCGGCTTCAGCCTCGAATCGCCCGACGGGAAGAGGTTCCTCACCCGCTCGCGCATGCTGGAGGACTGAGCGCTCACGCCGCCGCTTCCGGCGCCTGCCCCACTGCCGCGGGGTTCGACAGGGCCAGGTCCACGTCGCCGTAGAGGAGCTCCAGCGGGTCCCGCCCGGCGTATCGCCCGCGCTGCCGGTGGAGGAACCGCATCGAGTGCATCGTCTCGCACAGGCCCCGCACCCGGCTCTCGGGAGGGAGGCGCAGCGTGCGCAGATCCCTCGAGACCCACCGTGCGGGTCGCATCTGCTGCAGCGCGGGGCCGACGTCCTCCTGCTCGAGCCGCCACAGCAGCGCGAGCATCTCGGTGTCGGTGAGGTCCGGGGCGATCTCCCACAGGGTGCCGAAGGCGTGGGAGACGGGCAGCCCCTCGAGCTCGACGCTGCCGCGCGACCACCCCTGATGCATCACGGTGTGCGCCGCCGCGCGGCGCCGTCGGCCGTTGACGAACCGCAGATGGATCTGCCGTCCCCGTCGCCACCGCATGCGCGACGGCAGCGGGAAGCCCCACAGGATCGCCGCGGTGTCATGGCTGATCACCGCGGTGGGCCACTGCTCGGCGAGCGCCACCCGGCAGATCTCCCGCAGCGTGGCGGGGTGCGCGGTGGGCGTGTGCCATCCCGGCAGCACGGCCGTGAACTCGTCGGAGGCCAGCCGTCGCGGATGGACGCCCTGCGCGATCAGGGCGGAGCGGTGCAACACGGAGCCCGGCGGCGGCGAGAACTGCGGCGGTCGTGATGCGGACCGCGGCGATCGCGATGGAGGCGGTGGAGACATGGCGGCGACGCTACGCGGCACCGAGGGGCTCTGAGTCGCCCGGGCCGCCGGCGGTGGACACCACGCCCCCACTCCCCCTCCCCAGCACTCTGCACAGGCGCGTTCTCCCAGGTGAGGGCTTCCTGCGGGCGCCCTCTCCCCCACACTCTACGCAGGCGCGTTCTCCCAGGTGAGGGCTTCCTGCGGGCGCCCTTGCACG encodes the following:
- a CDS encoding DUF779 domain-containing protein; this translates as MEPTVEGEDFSRVAFTRAALTQIQRLIDRNGPLMFHQSGGCCDGSSPMCFPAGDFLTGDADVRMGHVEVPLPDGSTSPLDFWMSREQFAYWRHTHLTIDLVDGRGGGFSLESPDGKRFLTRSRMLED